The following are from one region of the Penaeus chinensis breed Huanghai No. 1 chromosome 5, ASM1920278v2, whole genome shotgun sequence genome:
- the LOC125025912 gene encoding nicolin-1-like gives MSRETVSFNQSGPTPVCADEGSLTSRTGCYVITLTFSQPTQIGEITFRNYYTWGVGVHVLRAATSSPSNMGGIVGAGLLGNDAGSEAAWTWKDPSAWQVGVKNKVIMPHPHTETASHDFVSVTCLESRVDWQDVIGMRLILRQPSPVWRTFFIEEITAYRELPRLLPFSVPIINQDGQGEKPQPTPLDRLIQQTRRAMRVPDEDSLEGGLTGGGYELVALQYT, from the exons ATGTCTCGAGAAACGGTCAGCTTCAACCAGTCCGGCCCGACGCCCGTGTGCGCTGACGAAGGAAGTCTGACATCCCGCACGGGCTGTTACGtcatcaccctcaccttctctcagCCGACTCAG ATTGGTGAAATAACGTTTCGGAATTACTACACATGGGGCGTTGGTGTGCACGTTCTGCGGGCGGCCACCTCTTCCCCGTCGAACATGGGCGGCATTGTAGGCGCCGGCCTTTTAGGAAACGATGCAGGATCTGAAGCCGCATGGACGTGGAAGGACCCCTCGGCGTGGCAAGTGGGCGTGAAGAATAAAGTGATTATGCCTCATCCTCATACTGAGACAGCCAGCCATGACTTTGTGTCCGTAACTTGCCTCGAG AGCCGCGTGGACTGGCAGGATGTGATCGGTATGAGACTGATCCTCCGACAGCCTTCTCCTGTGTGGAGGACCTTCTTCATCGAAGAGATTACGGCCTATAGGGAGCTGCCGCGTCTTCTCCCCTTCAGCGTCCCCATCATCAACCAGGATGGGCAG GGAGAGAAGCCTCAACCCACGCCTCTCGACCGCCTGATTCAACAAACTCGTCGGGCCATGCGCGTTCCCGATGAAGATTCGTTGGAA GGTGGCTTGACCGGTGGTGGATACGAGCTGGTTGCTCTCCAGTACACTTAA
- the LOC125025619 gene encoding uncharacterized protein LOC125025619, whose protein sequence is MQRSRQSLASTRPFVEKMSRMLSTRRCRKPRNSPGVRALFFDEETVDDPQPSTSRGYPRLRNATDPLLYLYSSANEVDDEGSDEDYTPPLKFSRTSNLSEVEISGQFNGDDSDWEESESDSGESAVEDNSDGDYDYVPLVDTSMDSDEPLAEYGRRKWERNAPGTPSFACAKEENFVRHHCFEGTPGVHAHLDESSYPMEIFSSFFPEELFQTIVEETNQ, encoded by the exons ATGCAGAGGTCAAGGCAATCACTCGCCAGCACGAGACCTTTTGTTGAGAAAATGTCTCGAATGCTTTCCACTCGCCGCTGCCGCAAGCCGAGGAATTCCCCTGGAGTCCGTGCCTTGTTTTTCGACGAGGAGACAGTGGACGATCCCCAACCGTCCACTTCCAGAGGATATCCTCGCTTGCGGAATGCCACAGACCCGCTCCTCTATCTGTACTCATCCGCCAACGAAGTCGATGATGAGGGCTCAGATGAGGACTACACACCTCCTCTGAAATTCTCAAGGACAAGTAATCTCTCTG AAGTTGAAATCTCCGGCCAGTTCAACGGTGACGACTCGGATTGGGAGGAATCCGAGTCCGACTCCGGAGAATCTGCCGTGGAGGACAACTCGGATGGAGATTACGACTATGTCCCGCTGGTGGATACCTCCATGGACTCGGACGAGCCCCTCGCGGAATACGGCAGGCGAAAGTGGGAGCGCAACGCTCCCGGAACCCCTTCTTTTGCTTGTGCAAAGGAGGAGAACTTCGTCAGGCATCACTGCTTCGAGGGGACACCGGGTGTGCACGCACACCTTGACGAATCGTCCTACCCGATGGAGATATTCAGCAGCTTCTTCCCAGAGGAGTTGTTTCAAACAATTGTGGAGGAGACGAATCAGTAA